Proteins from one Aspergillus nidulans FGSC A4 chromosome VIII genomic window:
- a CDS encoding putative DUF221 domain protein (transcript_id=CADANIAT00002499) produces MADSENPQAASNSASSLVTVLVPSLVVAGAMVLIFVILRRSERRMYMPRTYLGVLRDSQKTPPSSTGPLGWIKDMYKLPDEYVLQHHSMDAYLLLRFLKIITMICFVGSCLTFPILFPVNATGGAGKQQLDILSFSNVSETKYARFFAHALVAWVFVAFVFFTVTRESLFYINLRQAYSLSRSYASRLSSRTVLFTTVPEEYQSVEKIRFMFGANKVKNVWLTTDTAELAEKVNDRHAAAIKLEAAETKLIRMANAARLKALKKNRGTGEQSTAPEATEDDGESGSVAARWVRPKDRPTHRLKPIIGKKVDTINWARSEIERLTPEIEALQTQHRAGEAKLVSSVFVEFHTQADAQAAFQSVAHNLPLHMAPRYIGLEPTQIIWSNLRIKWWERIIRYGASVAFVSAMVIFWAIPTAFVGSLSNINNLTDKVHFLRFINDVPDWILGAITGLLPTILMAVLMALVPIVLRLMAKIGGAPNLAAVELSTQNFYFFFQVVQVFLVVTLSSAATSVVTKIVSNPTSATSLLANNLPLSANFYISYIVLQGLSFSSGALLQISGLILGKILGRLLDNTPRKMYSRWSNLAGLGWGTVYPVFTLLAVIAITYSCIAPLVLGFATIGLYLFYFAYRYNLLYVSNADIDTQGKTFARALQQILVGCYLLVVCLIGLFAIGTGTDPIALGPMILTIILLVTMIIYHVSLNAALDPLINYLPRNLEAEEEALLSQETNGAKDEYDGSASPSAADGQTADNVDSAEKGLTQANPAEPKTNFLTKYLRPDKYSGYRQLRTLVPNGTETVSYPPEVERNAYYHPAISAQAPLLWIPRDEMGISAQEVAHTSRVIPITDEDAWLDEKNHIVWNVEKGVPPIFEEKIYY; encoded by the exons ATGGCT GACTCTGAAAACCCCCAAGCGGCTTCCAATTCCGCCTCCAGTCTTGTCACTGTGCTGGTCCCGTCCTTGGTCGTCGCGGGCGCGATGGTCCTGATCTTTGTGATTCTGCGACGGAGCGAGCGCCGCATGTATATGCCTCGAACCTACCTTGGCGTCCTGCGAGACTCGCAAAAGACGCCCCCTTCGTCAACTGGGCCATTGGGATGGATTAAGGATATGTACAAACTGCCTGATGAATACGTCCTGCAGCACCATTCTATGGACGCATATCTCCTGCTTCGATTTCTCAAAATTATCACCATGATCTGCTTTGTTGGCTCGTGTTTAACCTTTCCGATCCTGTTCCCAGTCAATGCAACCGGTGGAGCAGGCAAGCAACAGCTCGACATTCTGAGTTTCTCCAATGTCAGCGAAACAAAGTACGCTCGTTTCTTTGCACATGCACTCGTCGCCTGGGTTTTTGTCgcttttgttttcttcacCGTCACCCGGGAGAGTCTCTTTTACATTAACCTGCGGCAAGCGTACTCGCTATCCCGCTCCTACGCAAGCCGCTTGTCCTCTCGCACTGTTCTGTTCACTACTGTCCCTGAAGAGTACCAGAGCGTTGAGAAGATTCGGTTTATGTTTGGCGcaaacaaggtcaagaaTGTGTGGCTCACTACAGACACTGCCGAACTGGCGGAAAAGGTCAACGACCGGCACGCTGCCGCGATCAAACTTGAAGCCGCTGAGACAAAGCTAATCCGGATGGCCAATGCTGCGCGCCTCAaggctttgaagaagaacagaggCACCGGTGAACAGTCTACTGCCCCAGAAGCCACTGAAGATGATGGCGAGTCCGGCTCTGTCGCGGCCCGCTGGGTGCGACCCAAGGATCGACCTACTCATCGGCTCAAGCCCATTATCGGTAAGAAAGTCGACACGATCAATTGGGCCAGGTCAGAAATTGAGCGCCTTACCCCTGAAATTGAGGCGCTGCAAACGCAACACAGGGCCGGTGAAGCGAAATTGGTGTCTTCGGTTTTCGTCGAATTTCATACACAGGCGGACGCTCAGGCGGCCTTTCAATCCGTGGCTCACAACCTCCCTCTGCACATGGCACCGCGATACATCGGGCTGGAACCGACTCAAATTATCTGGTCCAACTTGCGCATCAAGTGGTGGGAGCGCATCATTCGGTACGGAGCGTCGGTTGCATTTGTGTCGGCAATGGTTATCTTCTGGGCGATTCCTACGGCTTTCGTCGGTTCTCTatccaacatcaacaattTGACTGATAAGGTTCATTTTCTTCGTTTCATCAACGACGTGCCAGACTGGATTCTGGGTGCGATTACCGGTCTTCTCCCTACTATCTTGATGGCTGTTCTTATGGCTTTGGTCCCTATTGTTCTGCGGT TGATGGCGAAGATCGGCGGCGCCCCTAATCTGGCAGCTGTGGAGTTGTCCACCCAGAACTTCTACTTCTTTTTTCAGGTGGTGCAAGTGTTCTTGGTCGTAACACTCAGTTCTGCGGCCACGAGTGTCGTGACCAAGATTGTCAGTAACCCTACTTCTGCTACCTCGCTGCTGGCCAACAACCTTCCGCTCTCCGCGAACTTCTACATCTCTTACATTGTCTTGCAAGGATTGTCCTTCAGCTCTGGTGCTCTTCTGCAGATCTCCGGGTTGATTCTTGGGAAAATTCTTGGCCGTCTTTTGGATAACACCCCCCGGAAAATGTACAGCCGCTGGTCGAATCTTGCTGGTTTGGGCTGGGGAACTGTGTATCCCGTTTTCACTCTCCTGGCGGTCATTG CAATTACCTATTCGTGCATCGCACCGCTGGTTCTCGGCTTCGCCACCATCGGCTTGTATCTCTTCTACTTTGCCTACCGGTACAACTTGCTGTACGTGTCCAATGCCGATATTGACACTCAGGGCAAGACCTTTGCGCGGGCGTTGCAACAGATTCTGGTCGGATGCTACCTATTGGTGGTCTGCCTTATCGGTCTTTTCGCCATTGGAACTGGTACTGACCCAATCGCTCTTGGACCTATGATTCTCACAATCATTCTTCTCGTGACCATGATCATCTATCACGTTTCGCTCAATGCAGCCCTGGACCCGCTCATCAACTACCTCCCAAGGAAtctggaagcggaagaggaagctttgCTTTCACAGGAAACCAACGGGGCGAAGGATGAATACGACGGCAGCGCCAGCCCTTCCGCCGCTGACGGTCAAACCGCGGATAATGTTGACTCTGCTGAGAAGGGTCTCACTCAAGCCAACCCCGCTGAACCCAAGACCAACTTCCTGACTAAGTATCTCCGACCTGACAAGTACTCGGGATACCGTCAGCTGCGCACACTCGTACCCAACGGCACGGAAACTGTCTCCTACCCTCCCGAGGTCGAGCGGAACGCTTACTACCACCCTGCCATTAGTGCTCAGGCACCACTTCTCTGGATACCCCGTGACGAAATGGGCATCAGTGCTCAGGAAGTGGCTCACACGAGCCGCGTTATCCCCATCACAGACGAGGACGCCTGgttggatgagaagaacCATATCGTTTGGAATGTTGAAAAGGGTGTTCCTCCGATTttcgaagagaagatctACTACTAA